One Pseudomonas syringae CC1557 genomic window, ATGACTATCCGGCGCTGGCCAAATTCTATAACGGGACCTATCAGGGCCAGGACGTGCGAGTTGTCAGCCTGCTCAAGCCGGTGACCGATCCTGGCATGAACGGCACTGCCGAAATTCGCGTGGCAGAAACTCAGGAGGCGCGCAAAGGCATGGCGCGCAGCCTGATGGCCGACACCTTGTTGCGTCTGGGCATGTTGGGCGGTGGCGCGTTGCTGCTGGTCTGGTTCACGGTCAGCGCGGCCTTGCGCCCGCTGGAGCGATTGCGCACGTCGGTCGAAGAGCGCCAGCCGGATGACCTTCGCGCGTTGCCGATGGTTGAGGTGCAGCATGAACTGCGTCCGTTGGTGGGCGCGCTGAACCACTTTACCGAACGGCTACGCCTGCAGTTCGAGCGTCAGGCGCAGTTCATCGCTGATGCGGCCCATGAGCTGCGCACACCGTTGGCGGCTCTCAAGGCGCGAGTCGAGCTGGGGTTGCGTGAGCGCGACCCGCAACGCTGGCGAGAAACACTGGAATCGGCAGCGCTGGGCACGGATCGACTCACGCAACTGGCCAATCAGTTGCTGTCGCTGGCGCGCATCGAAAACGGCGCGCGGGCAATTGCCGAAGGCGGCGCGCAGCAACTGGACCTCAGTCAACTGGCCAGAGAGCTGGGCATGGCCATGGCACCGCTGGCTCATTCACGCGGCGTTGCGTTGGCGCTTGAAGCGGATGAACCGGTCTGGCTGCGTGGCGAGCCGACCTTGTTGAACGAGTTGCTGAGCAACCTGATCGACAACGCGCTGGCGCACACGCTGCCGGGAGGCAATGTGGTGCTGCGCGTGTATGCGCCCGGAGTGCTTGAGGTGGAGGATGATGGGCCGGGGATTCCGCCAGAAGAGCGCGAAAGGGTTTTCGAACGCTTTTATCGTCGCAGTCAGCAGGGCTGTGGAGCAGGGCTCGGCCTGGCGATCGTGGGAGAGATCTGCCGCGCGCATCTGGCCAGGATCACGCTGCATGACGGTGCCGAGCGGGGCCTCAAAGTGCGAGTCAGTTTTACAATGTCCTGAAGCCGATGACGCTAGTAGAGCATGCTCTTGGCTTCGTCCATTTGCGCTGCCAGCGTGCCGTCGGCTTCGCTAAGCCGCAACTGACTGAACGCGGGCAGTTCGGTCATCTCGATCTCGCTGAACGGGTGATCCGTGTTCTTGTGGACATGCACCGTGGCGATCTGCACCAGGTCAGTGTAATCAGGGCTTTTTGAAACACGCGCAAAATTCTGGAACTGACCCGGTACGCAAGCCAGCAGTTCGGGGAAATCCCAGGAGCGCAGCAGGCGCTCGCCGATGACCGGGTGAATGCTGTCGATCACGTGGTTGAGGCTGATGGGGTCCGACAGCAGCTCGAAATGATCTTCGGCGTAGGTCAGGATCGGCAGTATTCCAATCAGGTGGATCAAACCGGCGAGCGTGGCCTGATCAGGCTTGAGGTGGGTGTAGCGCTGGCAAAGGGTATAGCTGATGCCAGCGACCTGGAGGCTTTGTTTCCAGATTTCACGCATCTTCTGTTCGATGACTTCCGACTTGGCGTGGAACATCTGCTCGACGACCAAGCCGATGGCCAGGTTGCAGGTGTAATTGACGCCCAGGCGACGAATGGCGGTGTTGACGTCACTGACTTCAAAATTCGGGCGCAATAAGGGGCTGTTCGCCACCTTGATCAGGCGTGCGGAAAGGGCTGTGTCGCTACCAATGACTTTGCTCAGGTCCGAGATACTGATTTCAGTGTCTTCGGCGGCAAGACGTATCTTCAATGCCACTTCCGGCAGGGTAGGCAGAAACAAGGCATCTCTGTCGATAGCCTTGATCAGGTTTCTCTGCACCTCGTCAGCCATCTTGCTCATGTGCATCTCGCAGCCGTTAGGAGTGTCCAGAGTTTTTCGCGCGCCCAAAACAGCGCCAGCGTGCTGCTGGATCGCTCTAGAGACATTAGGAACTTGAATGCGTTCGCCAGGCCTAGCGCAGAGTTTCGAGTTTACTGTCCAGCGTGTAGGGCAGTTCACTCATTTGCAGCGCTGCGCCTTGCGGCGAACCAAGATGCAGATGACCACTTTCTGCAGCGTCGCCCTGGAGCACGGCGAGCAATTCGATGCCTTGCCCGGCCTGTGCGGCCAGCACCACGTTGCCCACGGCACTGGCGTGTACGGGGGAAAACAGCGCTGTGCCGGGCTCCGGAATCTGCTCACCTTGCAGGGTCAGGCGATAAAGCCTGCGCTTGAGTTTGCCCAGATACTGCATGCGCGCGACGATTTCCTGGCCGGTGTAGCAACCCTTCTTGAAGCTGACGCCGCCGACCGCCTGAAGGTTGATCATCTGCGGGATGAACTCTTCACGCGTACTTCCGAATACCTGGCCGATGCCGACGCGGATCTGGCCCAGCAGCCAGTCATTCAACGGGCCTTCTGTCAGTTGTGCTGCCAGACGCGACTTGATGTCGTCAGCCTGATCGGCGCGGACCCACAGTTCGGCACGGGCCGGTGAAACACGAATGGCGATCAATTCGTTGGCCCTTGCCACGGCGCCGGTTTCCTGCGGCAGATCCAGCCCAAGGCTGGCCAGCGCGTCGTCAGCCTCCTGCAGACCAAAGCGCACCCAGGCAGCGCTTTCGTCGGTGAGTTTCGATTTGGAGAACACTGCGTATTTGCGCAGGTCCAGCAATTGCGGCTCGATCAGCTCGCTGGCCATTGCCAGCAGGCACCCATCACCTTCGAACACAATACGGAAACTCGACTGCATACGACCTTTCTGTGTGCAGCGGGCCCCCAGGCTTGAGGTGCTCTCACTCAGATAACCGAGGTTGCATGTCAATTGACCTTGAAGGAATTTGCTGGCGTCCACGCCGCGAACGGCGAGAACGCCCTCATGGGATAGCGTGCAGAAAAAAGCTGTGTGGGCCATGGTCATCGCAGATTGGGAAAAAGTCCGGGGACACATCATAGTGCCCAGTCGACGATATGAATACGGGTACATGAAAACTGCTGCGACCATTGTGCGGTTCGCGCTACTGGCTCACGGCTGTATACTCGCCGCCTACTTTGAGGAGCGCTCCATGGTCGAAGACGTTGAACTCAACCGCCTTTACTGGCACAGCCGCCGTGGCATGCTTGAACTGGACGTGCTGCTGGTGCCGTTTGTCCGTGAGGTCTACCCGCATTTGAATGACGTGGACCGCGATCTTTATCGCCGTCTGCTGACCTGTGAGGATCAGGACATGTTCGGCTGGTTCATGCAGCGCGCCGAATCCGAAGACCCAGAGCTGCAACGCATGGTTCGTATGATTCTGGATCGTGTCCAGCCCGACTGACCTTTTCGAATGCCATTGGCAGGCTTCGCGCCTGCTGCTGGCCGCTTATCTGTTTGCTCAGGCACTGGCGCTGACCGCGCTGCTCTGCCTGGATATTCACCCATGGGCAGCGCTGGCCGGATGCTTGTCATGCCTGGCGCATGCCGTCTGGGTGCTGCCCAGATCGATACTGCTCGGGCATCCTGCGGCCTACCGCGCGCTGAAACGTGATCGGCAGGGCTGGCAGCTCTGGAGTGAGCGAGGCGGGTGGCAGCCGGTTTGCCTGAGGCCTGACAGCCTGGCCTTGCCATTGGTGGTGATTCTGCGTTTTCGCCTGATTGGCGGCGATGGCAAACCTTCAGGGTTAGCCGCCAGCTGTTGCATCCCCCGGGATGCGCTGACGCCGGATGTTCACCGCCGCCTGCGTGTGCGCCTGAAATTCAGCCGGCGTAATTGGGTGGCAGCAGAATAGTGTCGAGTGCCTCGGGCAACATGTCGGGATAATCCAGCGTGTAATGCAGGCCGCGGCTTTCCTTGCGTTGCATGGCTGACTGGATCATCAGTTCGGCGACCTGCGCCAGGTTGCGCAGCTCGATCAAGTCGCGGCTGACCTTGTAGTTGCTGTAAAACTCGTCGATTTCGTCAAGCAACAGGCGCACCCGGTGCTGGGCGCGCTGCAAGCGCTTGTTGGTACGCACAATGCCCACGTAGTCCCACATGAAGCGCCGCAGCTCGTCCCAGTTGTGCGCGATGATCACGTCTTCATCCGAATCGGTCACCTGGCTGGCATCCCAGGCAGGCAAGTCCCTGGGCATGGGTATGTCATTCAGCTGCTTCTCGATGTCTGCAGAGGCGGAGCGAGCATAGACAAAACACTCCAGCAGCGAGTTGCTGGCCATGCGGTTTGCACCGTGCAGGCCGGTGAAGCTGGTTTCTCCAATGGCATACAGGCCGGGCACGTCGGTATGGCCCTGGCTGTCCACCATCACACCGCCACAGGTGTAATGCGCGGCAGGCACCACTGGAATTGGCTGACGGGTGATGTCGATGGAAAACTCGAGGCAGCGCTCGTAGACGGTCGGGAAGTGCGTCTTGATAAACGCTTCGGGTTTGTGGCTGATGTCCAGATAAACGCAATCGATACCCAGGCGTTTCATCTCATGGTCGATGGCCCGCGCCACGATATCGCGAGGGGCCAGTTCTGCCCGTTCGTCGAATCGCGGCATGAAGCGCTCGCCGTTGGGCAGCTTGAGGTAGGCGCCTTCACCGCGCAGCGCTTCGGTGATAAGAAAGCTCTTGGCCTGCGGGTGATAGAGGCAGGTGGGGTGGAATTGATTGAATTCCAGATTCGCCACCCGACACCCCGCACGCCAGGCCATCGCGATGCCGTCACCACATGCGCCATCCGGGTTGCTGGTGTACAGATAGACTTTTGCAGCGCCGCCCGACGCCAGAATCGTGAAGCGCGCGCTGTACGTGTCGACTTCGCCACTGTTTCGATCGAGAACGTAAGCGCCCAGGCAGCGCTTGCCTTCAAGGCCAAGGCGGCGTTCGGTGATCAGGTCGATGGCGGCGCGCTGTTCCAGCAATTCGATATTCGGTCGTTGGCTGGCTTGCTTGAGCAGGGTGCGGAAAATCGCCGCGCCGGTGGCATCGGCCGCATGAATGATGCGTCGGTGACTGTGACCGCCTTCACGGGTCAGGTGAAACTCATAGCCGCT contains:
- the nadB gene encoding L-aspartate oxidase, with protein sequence MSQHFQHDVLVIGSGAAGLSLALTLPGHLRIAVLSKGDLANGSTFWAQGGVAAVLDDTDTVQSHVEDTLNAGGGLCHEDAVRFTVEHSREAIQWLIDQGVPFTRGDGGDADESGYEFHLTREGGHSHRRIIHAADATGAAIFRTLLKQASQRPNIELLEQRAAIDLITERRLGLEGKRCLGAYVLDRNSGEVDTYSARFTILASGGAAKVYLYTSNPDGACGDGIAMAWRAGCRVANLEFNQFHPTCLYHPQAKSFLITEALRGEGAYLKLPNGERFMPRFDERAELAPRDIVARAIDHEMKRLGIDCVYLDISHKPEAFIKTHFPTVYERCLEFSIDITRQPIPVVPAAHYTCGGVMVDSQGHTDVPGLYAIGETSFTGLHGANRMASNSLLECFVYARSASADIEKQLNDIPMPRDLPAWDASQVTDSDEDVIIAHNWDELRRFMWDYVGIVRTNKRLQRAQHRVRLLLDEIDEFYSNYKVSRDLIELRNLAQVAELMIQSAMQRKESRGLHYTLDYPDMLPEALDTILLPPNYAG
- a CDS encoding succinate dehydrogenase assembly factor 2, with amino-acid sequence MVEDVELNRLYWHSRRGMLELDVLLVPFVREVYPHLNDVDRDLYRRLLTCEDQDMFGWFMQRAESEDPELQRMVRMILDRVQPD
- the ygfZ gene encoding CAF17-like 4Fe-4S cluster assembly/insertion protein YgfZ yields the protein MAHTAFFCTLSHEGVLAVRGVDASKFLQGQLTCNLGYLSESTSSLGARCTQKGRMQSSFRIVFEGDGCLLAMASELIEPQLLDLRKYAVFSKSKLTDESAAWVRFGLQEADDALASLGLDLPQETGAVARANELIAIRVSPARAELWVRADQADDIKSRLAAQLTEGPLNDWLLGQIRVGIGQVFGSTREEFIPQMINLQAVGGVSFKKGCYTGQEIVARMQYLGKLKRRLYRLTLQGEQIPEPGTALFSPVHASAVGNVVLAAQAGQGIELLAVLQGDAAESGHLHLGSPQGAALQMSELPYTLDSKLETLR
- a CDS encoding sensor histidine kinase; translation: MINDSLRWRLLWNLALLLVVLMLASGMSAYWNGREVADTAYDRTLLASARTIAAGLTQRDGTLSADIPYVALDTFAYDSEGRIYYQVNDIHQKLISGYENLPSPPPGTLRTDDYPALAKFYNGTYQGQDVRVVSLLKPVTDPGMNGTAEIRVAETQEARKGMARSLMADTLLRLGMLGGGALLLVWFTVSAALRPLERLRTSVEERQPDDLRALPMVEVQHELRPLVGALNHFTERLRLQFERQAQFIADAAHELRTPLAALKARVELGLRERDPQRWRETLESAALGTDRLTQLANQLLSLARIENGARAIAEGGAQQLDLSQLARELGMAMAPLAHSRGVALALEADEPVWLRGEPTLLNELLSNLIDNALAHTLPGGNVVLRVYAPGVLEVEDDGPGIPPEERERVFERFYRRSQQGCGAGLGLAIVGEICRAHLARITLHDGAERGLKVRVSFTMS
- a CDS encoding protein YgfX, producing the protein MSSPTDLFECHWQASRLLLAAYLFAQALALTALLCLDIHPWAALAGCLSCLAHAVWVLPRSILLGHPAAYRALKRDRQGWQLWSERGGWQPVCLRPDSLALPLVVILRFRLIGGDGKPSGLAASCCIPRDALTPDVHRRLRVRLKFSRRNWVAAE
- a CDS encoding HDOD domain-containing protein, whose product is MSKMADEVQRNLIKAIDRDALFLPTLPEVALKIRLAAEDTEISISDLSKVIGSDTALSARLIKVANSPLLRPNFEVSDVNTAIRRLGVNYTCNLAIGLVVEQMFHAKSEVIEQKMREIWKQSLQVAGISYTLCQRYTHLKPDQATLAGLIHLIGILPILTYAEDHFELLSDPISLNHVIDSIHPVIGERLLRSWDFPELLACVPGQFQNFARVSKSPDYTDLVQIATVHVHKNTDHPFSEIEMTELPAFSQLRLSEADGTLAAQMDEAKSMLY